In Phenylobacterium zucineum HLK1, one DNA window encodes the following:
- a CDS encoding PaaI family thioesterase, protein MDGGDQDQEYISHLSTVSEGEWAGWSYYPGGDPYEDLAGPFYFRERDGRPVCAFRAERKHMNGGMFMHGGCVMTFADFCLFVIAREALADSRAVTATFNGEFVGSAAVGDLVECTGEVVKAGRSMVFVRGLIVNASRGGEPMMSFSAVLKKTGPRRG, encoded by the coding sequence ATGGACGGCGGCGACCAGGACCAGGAATACATCTCGCACCTGAGCACCGTGTCCGAGGGCGAGTGGGCCGGCTGGTCGTACTATCCGGGCGGCGACCCCTACGAGGACCTCGCCGGGCCGTTCTACTTCAGGGAACGGGACGGGCGGCCGGTCTGCGCCTTCCGCGCCGAGCGCAAGCACATGAACGGCGGCATGTTCATGCACGGCGGCTGCGTGATGACGTTCGCGGACTTCTGCCTGTTCGTGATCGCCCGCGAGGCGCTGGCCGACAGCCGCGCCGTCACCGCCACCTTCAACGGCGAGTTCGTCGGCTCGGCGGCCGTCGGCGACCTCGTGGAATGCACCGGCGAAGTAGTGAAGGCCGGGCGCAGCATGGTGTTCGTGCGCGGCCTGATCGTGAACGCCTCGCGCGGCGGCGAGCCGATGATGAGCTTCTCGGCGGTGCTGAAGAAGACCGGCCCGCGCCGCGGCTGA
- a CDS encoding acyl-CoA dehydrogenase family protein: MALDAETRDQLIETVRRFVAERLRPLEAKVAEDDAIPADVIEEMKGLGLFGLSIPAEYGGLDLNMEEECLVCVELGRTSPAFRSAFGTNVGIGSQGLVMFGTEAQKARYLPGVASGEIVTSFALTEPEAGSDSGAVQTKAVRDGDDYVLNGSKRYITNANRADLFTVMARTDPSKPGGSGVSAFLVERNLPGVTVGKPEKKMGQQGAHICDVNFDNVRVPAENRLGGEGEGFKIAMQVLDRGRLHISAICVGVAERLIADSVAYAAERKQFGQALSNFQLVQGMIADCKTEALAARALVMETARKRDAGQSVTMEAAAAKYFASEMVGRVADRAVQIFGGAGYIAEYGIERFYRDVRIFRIYEGTSQIQQVIIARETMKRGG; encoded by the coding sequence ATGGCGCTCGACGCCGAAACCCGCGACCAGCTGATCGAGACCGTCCGCCGCTTCGTCGCCGAGCGCCTGCGCCCGCTCGAGGCGAAGGTGGCCGAGGACGACGCCATTCCCGCCGACGTCATCGAGGAGATGAAAGGGCTGGGCCTCTTCGGCCTGTCGATCCCGGCCGAGTACGGCGGCCTCGACCTCAACATGGAGGAGGAGTGCCTGGTCTGCGTCGAGCTCGGCCGCACCAGCCCCGCCTTCCGCTCGGCCTTCGGCACCAACGTCGGCATCGGCAGCCAGGGCCTGGTGATGTTCGGGACCGAGGCGCAGAAGGCCAGGTACCTGCCGGGCGTCGCCTCGGGCGAGATCGTCACCTCGTTCGCGCTGACCGAGCCCGAGGCCGGCTCGGATTCCGGCGCGGTGCAGACCAAGGCCGTGCGCGACGGCGACGACTACGTCCTGAACGGCTCCAAGCGCTACATCACCAACGCCAACCGGGCCGACCTCTTCACCGTCATGGCGCGCACCGACCCGTCGAAGCCCGGCGGCTCGGGCGTCTCGGCCTTCCTGGTGGAGCGCAACCTGCCCGGCGTGACCGTCGGCAAGCCCGAGAAGAAGATGGGCCAGCAGGGCGCGCACATCTGCGACGTCAACTTCGACAACGTCCGCGTGCCGGCCGAGAACCGCCTGGGCGGCGAGGGCGAGGGCTTCAAGATCGCGATGCAGGTGCTGGACCGCGGGCGGCTGCACATCTCGGCGATCTGCGTGGGCGTGGCCGAGCGGCTGATCGCCGACAGCGTCGCCTACGCCGCCGAGCGCAAGCAGTTCGGCCAGGCGCTGTCGAACTTCCAGCTGGTCCAGGGCATGATCGCCGACTGCAAGACCGAGGCGCTCGCCGCCAGGGCGCTGGTCATGGAGACCGCCCGCAAGCGCGACGCCGGCCAGAGCGTGACCATGGAGGCCGCGGCGGCCAAGTACTTCGCCTCCGAGATGGTCGGCCGGGTCGCCGACCGCGCCGTGCAGATCTTCGGCGGCGCCGGCTACATCGCCGAATACGGCATCGAGCGCTTCTACCGCGACGTGCGGATCTTCCGCATCTACGAGG
- the wrbA gene encoding NAD(P)H:quinone oxidoreductase, with product MTKVLVLYHSTYGHIEAMAQAVAEGAREIRGAQVDLKRVPELVPEELARESGYKLDQEAPIATVAELEQYDAIVIGAGTRFGRIPSQMASFLDQAGGLWARGALNGKVGSAFTSTATQHGGQETTLFSIITNLLHFGMCVVGLPYSFAGQMTLDEITGGSPYGASTIAGGRGQRWPTRNELAAARFQGRLVAETAAKLGHGAQAMLRMDMSGPEQRSWEDPREDDQPRA from the coding sequence ATGACCAAGGTCCTAGTCCTCTACCATTCCACCTACGGCCACATCGAGGCCATGGCCCAGGCCGTGGCGGAGGGCGCCCGCGAGATCCGCGGCGCCCAGGTAGACCTCAAGCGCGTGCCCGAGCTGGTCCCCGAGGAACTGGCCCGGGAGTCCGGCTACAAGCTCGACCAGGAGGCGCCGATCGCCACTGTGGCCGAGCTGGAGCAGTACGACGCCATCGTCATCGGCGCCGGCACCCGCTTCGGCCGCATCCCCTCCCAGATGGCGAGCTTCCTCGACCAGGCGGGCGGCCTGTGGGCCCGCGGCGCGCTGAACGGCAAGGTCGGCTCGGCCTTCACCTCCACCGCCACCCAGCACGGCGGCCAGGAGACGACGCTGTTCTCGATCATCACCAACCTGCTGCACTTCGGCATGTGCGTGGTCGGCCTGCCCTATTCGTTCGCCGGCCAGATGACCCTGGACGAGATCACCGGCGGCAGCCCCTACGGCGCCAGCACCATCGCCGGCGGCCGCGGCCAGCGCTGGCCGACCCGCAACGAGCTGGCCGCCGCGCGCTTCCAGGGCCGGCTCGTCGCCGAGACCGCCGCCAAGCTTGGCCACGGCGCCCAGGCGATGCTGCGGATGGACATGTCCGGCCCCGAACAGCGCTCGTGGGAAGACCCGCGGGAGGACGACCAGCCGCGGGCTTAG
- a CDS encoding glutathione S-transferase family protein has protein sequence MKLYDTPLAPNPRRVRWFMAEKGIDDVEVVTLNIIEGQHKTPEYLRKAGLANVPMLELDDGTCITESVAICRYLESRYPEPNLFGRTPEETAVIEMWTRRAEMLVATPLMLGVRHTHPMMGKLEQQNPQVGEYNLQAALKALKVLDRRLGESEWLAGERLTIADIVAFVGLDFGRMIKLKPPEELKNVGRWAEAMRARPAAAAGMPQKAPA, from the coding sequence ATGAAGCTCTACGACACGCCGCTCGCGCCCAATCCGCGCCGGGTGCGCTGGTTCATGGCCGAGAAGGGGATCGACGACGTCGAGGTCGTCACCCTCAACATCATCGAGGGCCAGCACAAGACGCCGGAGTACCTGCGCAAGGCGGGGCTGGCCAACGTGCCCATGCTGGAGCTGGACGACGGGACCTGCATCACCGAGTCCGTCGCCATCTGCCGCTATCTCGAGAGCCGCTATCCCGAGCCCAACCTGTTCGGCCGCACGCCGGAGGAGACGGCGGTGATCGAGATGTGGACCCGCCGGGCCGAGATGCTGGTCGCCACGCCGCTGATGCTGGGCGTGCGCCACACCCACCCGATGATGGGGAAGCTGGAGCAGCAGAACCCGCAGGTGGGCGAATACAACCTGCAGGCCGCCCTGAAGGCCCTGAAGGTGCTGGACCGGCGCCTGGGCGAGAGCGAGTGGCTGGCCGGCGAGCGGCTGACCATCGCCGACATCGTGGCCTTCGTCGGGCTCGACTTCGGCCGCATGATCAAGCTGAAGCCGCCGGAGGAGCTGAAGAACGTCGGCCGCTGGGCCGAGGCGATGCGCGCGCGTCCGGCCGCCGCCGCCGGCATGCCGCAGAAGGCGCCGGCCTAG